The window AGAGTATGGAAAGTAGACGGATCGGCATTTTTAATTTTTGTGTCAAACAGATAAACAGAGTTTTTGTCAGTTCCATAAAAATCATTTAAAGCTTTGAAACTGAGAAAATCAATATTTTTAAGTGTCTGATCTCCAAAGTAAATATAATTTTTATCTTTTGCGTAAAACTCAGACAGAGTTATAAAAGTATCTTTGTCCACGTTTTCGAAAATATCCCCGAAAAAGTAAATGTGATTTTTATCTTTTGCGTAAATTTTATTTAGAATAACAAATGAATTATAGTCAGCTTCATTAATTTTAAAAGGATGGTAGCTGTCGCTGAAATAAACTGAATTTCCCTTAGTAAAGTAACAGCTGTAGCAATCTGCTGTATGATCTTCCAGAGAATCAGTATAAGAAATCAGGGAAAGTCCTGTAAAGATCAATAAAAGTAATTTTTTCATATACACCTCATAAGTAAATTTTTTAATATTCCGGAATTATTTCCAGACAAGCTGCCATGTGACATTATATTTATCAGTCACCCATGCGACTTTTTTGAATTCAAGAACAGGCTCAGGGCCCATCATAACAAAGCCGCTTTCTGAAAGCTTTCCAAAAATCATGTCGAATTCATTTTCTGAACTACAGTTTATAAACATAGAAACAGCCCATGAAAATTCCGGTGAATGTGTTCCGTCCATATCCATTGCCATAAATTGCTGCCCCATTATTTCAAAAAGAACATTTAAGACTTTTCCCGGTTCACCGTAAGCGTTATCAGTAATATGTTCAAGAGAAATTATTTTTGCTTCGGGAAAAAAAGATATATAAAAATTCACGGCTTCTTCTGCATTACCTTTGAAAGATAAAAAAG of the Sebaldella sp. S0638 genome contains:
- a CDS encoding DKNYY domain-containing protein gives rise to the protein MKKLLLLIFTGLSLISYTDSLEDHTADCYSCYFTKGNSVYFSDSYHPFKINEADYNSFVILNKIYAKDKNHIYFFGDIFENVDKDTFITLSEFYAKDKNYIYFGDQTLKNIDFLSFKALNDFYGTDKNSVYLFDTKIKNADPSTFHTLDGMYAKDKSRVYFEGNVIDKADTTSFETLNHSYAKDKKNVYYFKAAVKNADTKTFRILNDEYAADKNYIYYDGLTIKDSDPDSFEILDDNFVRDKNHIYFWGSIADDDYKIINKK
- a CDS encoding VOC family protein; the protein is MTESNQKILPFLSFKGNAEEAVNFYISFFPEAKIISLEHITDNAYGEPGKVLNVLFEIMGQQFMAMDMDGTHSPEFSWAVSMFINCSSENEFDMIFGKLSESGFVMMGPEPVLEFKKVAWVTDKYNVTWQLVWK